A region from the Leptospirillum ferriphilum ML-04 genome encodes:
- a CDS encoding ABC transporter permease: MNGDILENEVTSIRIPHPLIRDLRGIYTLWLRDVIRLWRDKVRLVGSLIQPLLFLFILGGGLRGRLTGGMAGSANYQQFIFPGILAMSILFTASFAGIAVVWDREVGFLKEVLVAPLSRTAVVLGKVLGGSTNSLLQALLLFALFPAFKIRLTIGQFLLALLIMLFIGLAQTAMGIALSARMSSSQGFMVLLNFIILPLYFLSGAMFPLNGLPKWLSVAVLADPLTYGVDLLRGILLGAHHFAFSIDALALGCFGTGMIYLAAKLFNMETPGM, encoded by the coding sequence GTGAACGGGGACATTCTTGAAAATGAAGTGACTTCCATTCGCATTCCTCATCCGCTTATCCGCGATCTTCGGGGAATTTATACCCTGTGGCTTCGGGACGTCATCCGTCTCTGGAGGGACAAGGTCCGCCTGGTTGGCTCCCTGATTCAGCCCCTGTTGTTTTTGTTTATTCTGGGAGGAGGTTTGCGTGGTCGTCTCACCGGAGGAATGGCTGGTTCGGCCAATTATCAGCAGTTTATTTTCCCTGGAATTCTGGCCATGAGTATTCTCTTTACAGCTTCTTTTGCGGGGATAGCCGTTGTCTGGGACAGGGAGGTCGGGTTCCTCAAGGAAGTCCTCGTAGCTCCTCTATCGAGGACGGCCGTTGTTCTGGGAAAAGTTCTCGGTGGCAGCACCAACAGCCTGCTCCAGGCGCTTCTCTTGTTTGCCCTGTTTCCGGCCTTCAAGATTCGATTGACGATCGGTCAGTTTCTTCTGGCTCTTTTGATCATGCTTTTCATAGGATTGGCCCAAACAGCGATGGGAATCGCTCTTTCTGCAAGAATGTCTTCCAGCCAGGGGTTCATGGTTCTGTTGAACTTTATTATCCTGCCGCTCTATTTTTTATCGGGGGCGATGTTTCCGTTAAACGGGCTCCCAAAATGGCTGTCTGTCGCCGTCCTGGCGGACCCTTTGACTTACGGCGTGGATCTGCTTCGGGGAATCTTGCTGGGTGCGCACCATTTCGCATTTTCAATCGATGCGCTGGCACTCGGATGCTTTGGCACCGGAATGATCTACTTGGCGGCGAAACTTTTTAATATGGAGACTCCCGGAATGTAA
- a CDS encoding ATP-binding cassette domain-containing protein — MNKIDLSIGKGEFFALLGPNGAGKTTTISILSTILKPTSGQVTVDGLNVVDSPHLVRQKIGIIFQDPSLDDRLSAFENMEFHGRLYGLSRSQRLVQSEALLKMVDLWDRRQDLVRTFSGGMRRRLEIARGLMHHPKLLILDEPTIGLDPKTRRTIWEYIHLSRKQWGMTVFLTTHYLEEADSADRVGVMDEGRLVAVDTPEKLKKMVGPEVIVLQTDQDNLEPIRSYLEKFFGIVDCHVDSEGEISFPLPIGEEGAIGIIRKLPGTIHSMTIRQPDLDDVFIQMTGKNMALNQETASPFHRVYRGKL, encoded by the coding sequence GTGAACAAAATAGATCTCTCCATCGGAAAAGGAGAGTTCTTCGCCTTACTAGGGCCTAATGGAGCAGGGAAAACGACAACGATTTCGATTCTGTCGACGATCCTCAAGCCAACATCCGGACAAGTGACTGTCGATGGACTCAACGTAGTCGATTCTCCGCATCTTGTACGCCAGAAAATCGGAATTATTTTTCAGGATCCGAGTCTTGATGACCGTTTGTCGGCATTCGAAAATATGGAGTTTCACGGGAGGCTCTACGGATTGTCCAGATCGCAGAGGCTGGTCCAGTCAGAGGCGCTCTTAAAAATGGTCGATCTCTGGGACCGCCGCCAGGATCTCGTCCGGACATTTTCGGGGGGGATGCGTCGTCGTCTTGAGATTGCGCGCGGATTGATGCATCATCCAAAACTTCTCATCCTTGATGAACCGACGATCGGTCTGGACCCAAAAACAAGGAGAACGATCTGGGAGTATATTCATCTCTCCCGAAAGCAATGGGGGATGACGGTTTTTCTGACAACACATTATCTTGAAGAAGCGGATTCGGCCGACAGGGTCGGAGTCATGGACGAAGGCCGATTGGTTGCCGTCGATACGCCGGAAAAACTGAAAAAAATGGTGGGACCGGAGGTGATCGTTCTGCAAACGGATCAGGACAATCTTGAACCTATTCGGAGTTATCTGGAAAAGTTTTTTGGTATAGTCGATTGTCACGTAGATTCGGAAGGTGAAATCTCCTTCCCATTGCCCATCGGAGAAGAGGGAGCAATCGGCATTATCCGGAAACTTCCGGGCACTATCCATTCAATGACGATCCGGCAACCGGACCTGGACGATGTTTTCATCCAGATGACAGGAAAGAACATGGCCTTAAATCAGGAAACGGCTTCCCCCTTTCATCGTGTGTATCGGGGGAAATTGTGA
- the sppA gene encoding signal peptide peptidase SppA: MKKRMGWMPASVLAVLMTISLTSCISVNLFPTEKGLQETVLSGMGARDKLLLVPINGFIGDQTSRGLPFLGGRDDTVTRIRATLRKAAEDPRVRGIVLLIDSAGGSVTASDRVYHLVREFKQKSGIPVMAMIGDMGASGAYYVSVAADEVWTHPTSVVGSIGVVIFNVGVTGLMKKIGVEDRTLSSGAEKEMGSPLKPMTDKDRSLFQGLISDLYTQFFDIVSRNRQIAPDILKPLADGRIFTARQALKNHLVDRIGYRDDLIRHLKRLMHVKEFEVIRYREPFLAATGIFGSESPADSPMASAGRLAGMLTKSGPTMLYLWDPGFSGSIK, translated from the coding sequence ATGAAAAAAAGGATGGGCTGGATGCCCGCAAGTGTTTTGGCCGTCTTGATGACCATTTCCCTGACTTCCTGTATCAGCGTGAATCTTTTTCCAACGGAAAAGGGTTTACAGGAAACAGTTTTGTCAGGGATGGGGGCCAGGGACAAATTACTTCTCGTCCCGATCAACGGCTTTATCGGGGACCAGACAAGCAGGGGACTCCCTTTCCTGGGCGGGAGGGATGATACCGTCACCAGAATACGGGCAACGCTAAGAAAGGCCGCAGAGGATCCCAGAGTCCGGGGGATTGTTCTTCTGATCGACAGCGCTGGTGGTTCAGTGACGGCCTCCGACCGCGTCTACCATCTTGTACGGGAATTCAAGCAGAAATCCGGTATTCCTGTCATGGCGATGATCGGAGATATGGGAGCTTCGGGGGCCTACTATGTATCCGTTGCGGCGGATGAGGTCTGGACCCATCCAACAAGTGTTGTCGGCAGTATCGGGGTTGTTATCTTTAATGTCGGGGTCACAGGTCTGATGAAAAAAATCGGGGTCGAAGACCGAACCTTGTCGAGTGGTGCCGAGAAAGAGATGGGTTCGCCGCTCAAGCCGATGACAGACAAGGACAGGAGCCTGTTTCAGGGACTGATTTCAGACCTTTACACCCAGTTTTTCGACATCGTATCCCGGAATCGACAAATCGCTCCGGATATACTGAAGCCTCTGGCCGACGGGAGAATTTTCACCGCAAGACAGGCTCTGAAAAATCATCTTGTCGACCGCATCGGGTATCGGGACGATCTGATTCGCCACCTGAAACGGCTGATGCATGTGAAGGAATTCGAAGTGATCCGGTATCGGGAGCCTTTTCTAGCGGCGACGGGTATTTTTGGAAGTGAAAGCCCGGCCGATAGTCCGATGGCAAGCGCGGGACGTCTTGCGGGGATGCTGACAAAAAGTGGTCCGACAATGCTTTATTT
- a CDS encoding YajQ family cyclic di-GMP-binding protein has protein sequence MASDSSFDVVSNVDMQEAKNAVDQANKEIQNRFDLKATGAQVEWEKEELVLNAPDTHKLSAVNEILDSKCIRRGISLKNLDRQKVEESLGGKVRQRIRFKQGLSTDAAKEIVKEIKASKLKVQAQIQGDSVRVTGKSKDDLQTVISILKSKDFKYDLQFINFRS, from the coding sequence ATGGCAAGCGATTCATCGTTTGATGTTGTGTCCAATGTGGATATGCAGGAAGCCAAAAATGCCGTAGATCAGGCAAATAAGGAGATCCAGAACCGATTTGACCTGAAGGCGACGGGTGCACAGGTGGAGTGGGAGAAGGAAGAGCTCGTCTTGAATGCGCCGGATACCCATAAGCTGTCTGCAGTCAATGAAATTCTTGATTCCAAATGTATTCGCAGGGGGATTTCTCTCAAGAATCTCGACCGTCAGAAAGTGGAAGAATCTCTGGGGGGAAAAGTTCGGCAGCGGATCCGATTTAAACAAGGATTGTCCACGGACGCCGCAAAAGAGATTGTCAAGGAGATCAAGGCATCAAAGCTTAAAGTCCAAGCCCAGATCCAGGGAGATTCGGTCCGTGTGACAGGAAAGTCGAAGGACGATCTCCAGACGGTCATTTCCATTTTAAAATCAAAGGATTTCAAATACGACCTCCAGTTCATCAATTTCCGGTCCTGA